A window of Conger conger chromosome 13, fConCon1.1, whole genome shotgun sequence contains these coding sequences:
- the LOC133107513 gene encoding extracellular calcium-sensing receptor-like has translation MVLLTDILLLVLLSGLVKPDCRPYAQEFSQFSKEGNITIGGIFSFHDNPVSVDPTLQVNPGSIQCEGLDQGELQFAQTMIFAIEEINNNPEILPDISLGYRIFDSCPSVPLSIRSSLALMNGHEKVTKTCLKPSSVHAIIGETYSTSTIGIVRTVGPFHIPVLSHSATCACLSNRKEYPTFFRTIPSDYYQSRALAKLIKNFGWTWVGAIRTNDDYGNNGMATFLKAAKYEGICIEYSVPIHKTDSRQKFLEVIEIIKKSSSKVIFAFVDGTSMEMLIKELFLQNVTDFQWVGSEGWINYGSIVSPVSYAVVGGAIGLAIPNIHLRGLKEFIMNTRPSTKPGNLGLVELWESIFSCILLPRKDVSMKACTGSESLHEINPRYTDVTDTSLLINVYNAVYAVAHSLHNLIMCKDGHGPFMNRTCADKDQIEPWQVLHYLTQVNFTTKHGERIQFDKQGDPAARYSLVNWQLNSHGAVVFEIIGLYDASLPEGQQFVMKDDVQAVWANGRQEVPRSVCSESCLPGTHKALVKGKPICCFDCIPCADGEFSNTTNALTCVPCPPEYKSNEERDNCDLKIIEFLTFDELMGILLVAFSVMGGCLTITIALIFFVYKDTPIVKANNSELSFLLLFSLKLCFLCSLTFIGRPSKWSCMLRHTVFGITFVLCISCVLGKTIVVLMAFRATLPGSNVMKWFGPPQQRLSVLAFTLIQVLICVLWLTISPPFPNKNMKHYKEKIILECDVGSAVGFWAVLGYIGLLSILCFVLAFLARKLPDNFNEAKFITFSMLIFCAVWITFIPAYVSSPGKFTVAVEIFAILASSYGMLFCIFIPKCYIILLKPEKNTKRNMMDKA, from the exons GCTGGATCAAGGAGAACTGCAGTTTGCTCAAACTATGATTTTTGCCATTGAAGAGATAAACAACAACCCTGAGATTCTCCCAGACATTTCTTTGGGCTACAGGATATTTGATTCCTGTCCAAGTGTACCTCTCTCTATAAGGTCATCCCTGGCTCTAATGAATGGACATGAGAAAGTCACAAAGACCTGCCTCAAACCTTCATCGGTGCATGCAATAATAGGAGAGACATACTCAACTTCAACCATCGGGATCGTAAGAACAGTGGGACCATTCCACATACCTGTG CTCAGTCATTCAGCCACATGTGCATGTCTCAGTAACAGAAAAGAATACCCAACTTTCTTTAGAACCATTCCTAGTGATTACTATCAAAGCAGAGCCTTGGCAAAGCTGATCAAGAACTTTGGGTGGACCTGGGTTGGTGCTATCAGGACAAATGATGACTATGGAAACAATGGAATGGCTACTTTTTTAAAAGCAGCCAAGTATGAGGGAATCTGTATAGAGTACTCAGTACCCATCCACAAGACTGACTCTAGACAGAAATTTCTTGAAGTCATCGAGATCATTAAAAAATCATCTTCAAAAGTGATTTTTGCTTTTGTAGATGGTACCAGCATGGAAATGCTCAtcaaagaactgtttttgcagAATGTGACAGATTTTCAGTGGGTGGGCAGCGAAGGCTGGATCAATTATGGGTCCATTGTCTCCCCAGTGAGCTATGCAGTGGTAGGTGGGGCCATTGGCCTTGCTATCCCGAACATTCATTTACGAGGACTGAAGGAGTTTATCATGAACACCCGCCCATCAACCAAGCCTGGGAACCTGGGCTTGGTAGAGCTCTGGGAGAGTATTTTCAGCTGCATTCTATTACCTCGCAAAGATGTTAGCATGAAAGCTTGCACAGGATCAGAGTCTTTGCATGAAATAAACCCCCGCTACACAGATGTAACTGACACCAGTTTGCTGATCAATGTGTATAATGCTGTGTATGCCGTGGCTCATTCACTGCACAATCTCATCATGTGCAAAGACGGACATGGACCATTCATGAACAGAACCTGCGCAGACAAAGACCAAATAGAACCATGGCAG GTGCTtcattatttgacccaggtaaaTTTCACCACAAAACATGGTGAGAGGATTCAATTTGATAAACAGGGGGATCCTGCAGCAAGGTACTCCTTGGTAAACTGGCAGCTCAATTCCCATGGTGCCGTTGTGTTTGAGATCATAGGGCTGTATGATGCGTCTTTGCCAGAGGGGCAGCAGTTTGTGATGAAGGATGATGTTCAGGCTGTCTGGGCAAACGGTCGGCAAGAG GTGCCAAGGTCAGTCTGCAGTGAGAGTTGTCTtcctgggacacacaaggcttTGGTGAAGGGGAAACCAATCTGCTGCTTTGACTGTATTCCATGTGCAGATGGAGAATTCAGCAACACCACAA ATGCACTGACATGTGTCCCATGCCCTCCGGAGTACAAGTCAAATGAAGAAAGAGATAATTGTGATTTAAAAATCATTGAATTCCTGACCTTTGATGAACTAATGGGGATACTGTTGGTGGCATTTTCTGTCATGGGAGGCTGCCTTACAATCACAATAGCACTCATATTTTTTGTATATAAAGATACTCCCATTGTGAAAGCCAACaactcagagctgagcttcctgctgctctttTCATTGAAACTGTGTTTCCTTTGCTCTCTTACCTTCATCGGCCGGCCCTCAAAGTGGTCCTGTATGCTGCGCCACACTGTGTTTGGGATcacctttgtcctctgcatctctTGTGTTCTGGGGAAAACAATAGTGGTATTAATGGCCTTCAGGGCTACACTTCCAGGCAGTAATGTCATGAAGTGGTTTGGACCTCCCCAACAGAGACTGAGTGTTCTTGCTTTCACTCTCATACAGGTccttatttgtgtgctttggttAACAATATCCCCTCCTTTCCCCAACAAGAACATGAAGCACTACAAAGAAAAGATCATTCTAGAATGTGATGTAGGATCAGCAGTGGGGTTCTGGGCTGTACTGGGTTATATTGGGCTCCTCTctatattgtgttttgttttagctttCTTGGCTCGTAAGCTGCCTGACAATTTCAATGAAGCCAAATTCATTACATTCAGCATGCTCATATTCTGTGCAGTCTGGATCACCTTTATACCAGCTTATGTCAGCTCACCTGGGAAGTTCACTGTAGCTGTTGAAATATTTGCTATTTTAGCTTCCAGTTATGGAAtgctcttttgtatttttattccaaaatgttacattattttactCAAACCCGAGAAAAACACCAAGAGAAATATGATGGACAaagcataa
- the LOC133108705 gene encoding extracellular calcium-sensing receptor-like: MVLLTDILLLVLFSGLGKPVCRPYGAQEFSQFSKEGNITIGGIFSFHLNPVSVDPTLQVNPGRVQCQGLDQGELHFAQAMIFAIEEINNNSKILPGISLGYRIYDSCPSVPLSVSASLALMNRHEEVAKTCLKPSSVHAVIGDTFSTSTIGIARTVGPFHIPVLSHSATCACLSNKKEYPTFFRTIPSDYYQSRALAKLVEYFGWTWIGAIRTNNDYGNNGMATFLKAAKYEGICIEYSVPIHKTDSRQKFLEVVEIIKKSSSKVIVAFVDGPTLEMLAKELFLQNMTGFQWVGSEGWINYRSIASPVSYAVVGGAIGLAIPKMNLPGLQEFVMKMRPSSRPGNMGLVELWESIFSCILKPRKDVSMKTCTGSESLHGINDSYTDVSNTNLLNNVYNAVYAVAHSLHNLIMCKDGHGPFMNRTCADKGQIEPWQVLHYLTQVKFTTKHGERIQFDKQGDPVPRYTLVNWQLNSHGVVVFEIIGLYDASLPKGQQFVMKDDVQAVWANSRQEVPRSVCSESCLPGTHMAFVKGKPICCFDCIPCADGEFSNTTNALTCVPCPPEYKSNEERNNCDLKSIEFLTFHELMGILLVAFSVMGGCLTITIALIFFVYKDTPIVKANNSELSFLLLFSLKLCFLCSLTFIGRPSKWSCMLRHTVFGITFVLCISCILGKTIVVLMAFRATLPGSNVMKWFGPPQQRLSVLAFTLIQVLICVLWLTTSPPFPNKNTNHYKEKIILECDVGSAVGFWAVLAYIGLLSILCFVLAFLARKLPDNFNEAKFITFSMLIFCAVWITFIPAYVSSPGKFTVAVEIFAILASSYGMLFCIFVPKCYIILLKPEKNTKRNMMDKTL, translated from the exons ATGGTGCTGCTCACAGACATCTTGTTACTTGTTCTGTTTTCTGGCCTTGGGAAACCTGTCTGTCGACCATATGGAGCTCAGGAATTCTCACAGTTTTCAAAAGAAGGCAATATCACAATAGGaggcattttttcatttcatctaAATCCAGTAAGTGTGGATCCAACCCTTCAAGTCAACCCTGGACGTGTTCAATGTCAGGG GCTGGATCAAGGAGAACTGCACTTTGCTCAAGCTATGATTTTTGCCATTGAAGAGATAAACAACAACTCTAAGATTCTTCCAGGCATTTCGTTGGGCTACAGAATATATGATTCCTGTCCaagtgttcctctctctgtaagTGCATCTCTAGCTCTAATGAACCGACATGAGGAAGTCGCAAAGACCTGCCTCAAACCTTCATCGGTACATGCAGTAATAGGAGACACATTCTCCACTTCAACCATCGGGATCGCAAGAACAGTGGGACCATTCCACATACCTGTG CTCAGTCATTCAGCCACATGTGCATGTCTCAGTAACAAAAAGGAGTACCCAACTTTCTTCAGAACCATTCCTAGTGATTACTATCAAAGCAGAGCCTTGGCAAAGCTGGTTGAGTACTTTGGGTGGACCTGGATTGGTGCCATCAGGACAAACAATGACTATGGAAACAATGGAATggctacatttttaaaagcagccAAGTATGAGGGCATCTGCATAGAGTACTCAGTGCCCATCCACAAGACTGACTCTAGACAAAAATTTCTTGAAGTCGTCGAGATCATTAAAAAATCATCTTCAAAAGTGATTGTTGCTTTTGTAGATGGTCCCACTTTGGAGATGCTCGccaaagaactgtttttgcagAATATGACAGGTTTTCAGTGGGTGGGCAGTGAAGGCTGGATCAATTATCGGTCCATTGCCTCCCCGGTGAGCTATGCAGTGGTGGGCGGGGCCATTGGCCTTGCTATCCCAAAGATGAATTTACCAGGACTGCAGGAGTTTGTCATGAAAATGCGCCCATCAAGCAGGCCTGGGAACATGGGTTTGGTAGAGCTCTGGGAGAGTATTTTCAGCTGCATTCTAAAACCTCGCAAGGATGTCAGCATGAAAACTTGCACAGGATCAGAGTCTTTGCATGGAATAAATGACAGCTACACAGACGTATCAAACACCAATTTGCTGAACAATGTGTATAATGCTGTGTATGCCGTGGCTCATTCACTGCACAATCTCATCATGTGCAAAGACGGACATGGACCATTCATGAACAGAACCTGCGCAGACAAAGGCCAAATAGAACCATGGCAG GTGCTtcattatttgacccaggtaaaATTCACCACTAAACATGGTGAGAGGATTCAATTTGATAAACAGGGGGACCCTGTACCAAGGTACACATTGGTAAACTGGCAGCTGAATTCCCATGGTGTCGTTGTGTTTGAGATCATAGGGCTGTATGATGCATCTTTGCCAAAGGGACAACAGTTTGTGATGAAGGATGATGTGCAGGCTGTCTGGGCAAACAGTCGGCAAGAG GTGCCGAGGTCAGTCTGCAGTGAGAGCTGCCTTCCTGGAACACACATGGCTTTTGTGAAGGGGAAACCTATCTGCTGCTTTGACTGTATTCCATGTGCAGATGGAGAATTCAGCAACACCACAA atgCACTGACATGTGTCCCATGTCCTCCGGAGTACAAGTCaaatgaagaaagaaataaCTGTGATTTAAAAAGCATTGAATTCCTGACCTTTCATGAACTAATGGGGATActgttggttgcattttctgtcatgGGCGGCTGCCTTACAATCACTATCGCACTCATATTCTTTGTATATAAAGATACTCCCATTGTGAAAGCCAACaactcagagctgagcttcctgctgctctttTCATTAAAACTGTGTTTCCTTTGCTCTCTTACCTTCATCGGCCGGCCCTCAAAGTGGTCCTGTATGCTGCGCCACACTGTGTTTGGGATcacctttgtcctctgcatctctTGTATTCTGGGAAAAACAATAGTCGTGTTAATGGCCTTCAGGGCTACACTTCCAGGCAGTAATGTCATGAAGTGGTTTGGGCCTCCCCAACAGAGACTGAGTGTACTTGCTTTCACTCTCATACAGGTccttatttgtgtgctttggttAACAACATCCCCTCCTTTCCCCAACAAGAACACAAACCACTACAAAGAAAAGATCATTCTAGAATGTGATGTAGGGTCAGCAGTGGGGTTCTGGGCTGTCCTGGCTTATATTGGACTCCTCTctatattgtgttttgttttagcttttctgGCTCGTAAGCTGCCTGACAACTTCAATGAAGCcaaattcatcacattcagcatgctcatattctgtgcagtctggatcacctttataccagcttatgtcagctcacctggaaagttcactgtagctgtggaAATATTTGCTATTTTAGCTTCCAGCTATGGaatgcttttttgtatttttgtgccaaaatgttatattattttactgAAACCAGAGAAAAACACCAAAAGAAATATGATGGACAAAACATTATGA